In one window of Streptomyces sp. NBC_01224 DNA:
- a CDS encoding gamma-glutamylcyclotransferase — MSLYAAYAGNLDARLMTRRAPHSPLRGTGWLNGWRLTFGGEQMGWEGALATVVEAPRSQVFVALYDLAPMDEDSMDRWEGVGLDIYRRMRVRVHTLDGEEPAWMYVLNGYEGGLPSARYLGEIADAAESAGAPHDYVMELRKRPC, encoded by the coding sequence ATGTCGCTCTACGCCGCGTACGCCGGCAACCTCGACGCGCGGCTGATGACGCGCCGCGCACCGCATTCACCGCTGCGCGGCACCGGCTGGCTCAACGGCTGGCGGCTGACCTTCGGCGGAGAGCAGATGGGCTGGGAGGGCGCGCTCGCCACGGTGGTGGAGGCCCCCCGTTCCCAGGTCTTCGTGGCGCTCTACGACCTGGCGCCGATGGACGAGGACTCCATGGACCGGTGGGAGGGCGTCGGCCTCGACATCTACCGGCGGATGCGGGTGCGTGTGCACACCCTGGACGGCGAGGAGCCGGCCTGGATGTATGTGCTGAACGGGTACGAGGGCGGGCTGCCGTCCGCCCGCTATCTGGGCGAGATCGCGGACGCCGCGGAGTCCGCGGGCGCGCCGCACGACTATGTGATGGAACTGCGCAAGCGTCCCTGCTGA
- a CDS encoding purine-nucleoside phosphorylase, with the protein MNASVIPDNIQGDPHAAAADAAARLRELTGAETHDVALVMGSGWAPAGDALGTPEAEFPVTDLPGFPAPAVQGHGGTIRSYRIGEKRALVFLGRTHFYEGRGVAAVAHGVRTAVAAGCKTVVLTNGCGGLREGMRPGQPVLISDHINLTAASPIIGANFVDLTDLYSPRLRALCKEVDETLEEGVYVQFPGPHYETPAEINMVRVMGGDLVGMSTVLEAIAAREAGAEVLGISLVTNLAAGLSGEPLNHEEVLQAGRDSATRMGTLLARVLERI; encoded by the coding sequence GTGAACGCATCAGTTATTCCGGACAACATCCAGGGCGACCCGCACGCCGCCGCCGCCGACGCCGCCGCCCGCCTGCGCGAGCTGACCGGTGCCGAGACCCACGACGTCGCGCTCGTGATGGGTTCCGGCTGGGCACCTGCGGGCGATGCGCTCGGCACTCCGGAGGCCGAGTTCCCGGTGACCGACCTGCCCGGTTTCCCGGCGCCCGCCGTGCAGGGGCACGGCGGCACGATCCGCTCGTACCGGATCGGCGAGAAGCGAGCCCTGGTCTTCCTCGGCCGCACGCACTTCTACGAGGGCCGCGGCGTCGCCGCCGTCGCGCACGGGGTCCGGACGGCCGTCGCCGCCGGTTGCAAGACCGTCGTCCTGACGAACGGCTGCGGCGGTCTGCGCGAGGGCATGCGCCCCGGGCAGCCGGTCCTGATCAGCGACCACATCAACCTGACCGCGGCGTCCCCCATCATCGGCGCCAACTTCGTCGACCTGACCGACCTGTACTCGCCGCGGCTGCGCGCGCTGTGCAAGGAGGTCGACGAGACCCTCGAAGAGGGTGTGTACGTGCAGTTCCCCGGCCCGCACTACGAGACCCCGGCCGAGATCAACATGGTCCGTGTCATGGGCGGCGACCTGGTCGGCATGTCCACCGTGCTGGAGGCGATCGCCGCACGGGAGGCGGGCGCCGAGGTGCTGGGCATTTCGCTGGTCACGAACCTGGCGGCGGGGCTGAGCGGGGAGCCGCTCAACCATGAAGAGGTGCTGCAGGCGGGGCGGGATTCCGCTACCCGGATGGGGACGTTGCTGGCACGGGTGCTTGAGCGGATCTGA
- a CDS encoding phospho-sugar mutase, giving the protein MQQDLIAQARAWLAEDPDPETRDELAELIDTEDLDELAARFAGTLQFGTAGLRGELGAGPMRMNRAVVIRAAAGLAAYLKAEGQTGGLVVIGYDARYKSADFARDTAAVMTGAGLRAAVLPRPLPTPVLAYAIRHLGAVAGVEVTASHNPPRDNGYKVYLGDGSQIVPPADGEIAAAIAAVGPLDGVTRPDDGWETLGDEVLAAYLARTDAVLATGSPRTAQVVYTAMHGVGTSVLTAAFARAGFPEPVLVAEQAEPDPAFPTVAFPNPEEPGAMDLAFATARRTDPDLIIANDPDADRCAVAVPDATADGGWRMLRGDEVGALLAAHLVARGATGVFAESIVSSSLLGRIAEKAGNGYEETLTGFKWIARVDGLRYGYEEALGYCVDPEGVRDKDGITAALLVAELASMLKERGRTLLDLLDDIAVEHGLHATDQLSVRVEDLSVIADAMRRLRDQPPTALAGLAVTSAEDLSEGTEQLPPTDGLRYHLDGARVIVRPSGTEPKLKCYLEVVVPVGSADELPAARTKGAELLAGIKRDLAAAAGI; this is encoded by the coding sequence GTGCAGCAGGACCTCATCGCGCAGGCCAGGGCATGGCTCGCGGAGGACCCCGATCCCGAGACCCGTGACGAGCTCGCCGAGCTCATCGACACCGAGGACCTCGACGAGCTCGCCGCACGGTTCGCCGGCACGCTGCAGTTCGGCACGGCCGGGCTCCGCGGTGAGCTGGGGGCCGGGCCGATGCGGATGAACCGCGCGGTCGTCATCCGCGCCGCGGCCGGACTCGCCGCCTACCTCAAGGCCGAGGGACAGACCGGCGGGCTCGTCGTCATCGGATACGACGCCCGCTACAAGTCCGCCGACTTCGCCCGCGACACCGCGGCCGTGATGACCGGCGCGGGCCTGCGCGCGGCGGTACTCCCCCGCCCGCTCCCCACTCCTGTGCTGGCGTACGCCATACGGCACCTGGGCGCCGTCGCGGGCGTCGAGGTGACCGCCAGCCACAATCCGCCGCGCGACAACGGCTACAAGGTCTATCTCGGCGACGGCTCGCAGATCGTCCCCCCCGCGGACGGTGAGATCGCCGCCGCGATCGCCGCGGTCGGCCCGCTCGACGGCGTGACCCGCCCCGACGACGGCTGGGAGACCCTCGGTGACGAGGTCCTGGCGGCCTACCTGGCCCGTACGGACGCCGTGCTCGCCACAGGGTCACCGCGTACCGCCCAGGTCGTGTACACCGCGATGCACGGCGTCGGCACCTCCGTACTGACCGCCGCCTTCGCCCGGGCCGGGTTCCCGGAGCCCGTGCTCGTCGCCGAGCAGGCGGAGCCCGACCCGGCGTTCCCCACCGTCGCCTTCCCCAATCCGGAAGAGCCCGGCGCGATGGATCTCGCCTTCGCCACCGCACGCCGCACGGACCCCGACCTCATCATCGCCAACGACCCGGACGCCGACCGCTGCGCCGTGGCCGTGCCGGACGCCACCGCGGACGGCGGCTGGCGAATGCTGCGCGGCGACGAGGTCGGCGCGCTGCTCGCCGCGCATCTGGTCGCCCGAGGCGCCACCGGCGTCTTCGCCGAGTCGATCGTGTCGTCGTCGCTGCTCGGCCGGATCGCCGAGAAGGCGGGCAACGGGTACGAGGAGACGCTGACCGGCTTCAAGTGGATCGCCCGCGTCGACGGCCTGCGGTACGGGTACGAGGAGGCGCTCGGCTACTGCGTCGACCCGGAAGGCGTACGCGACAAGGACGGCATCACGGCCGCCCTGCTCGTCGCCGAGCTGGCCTCCATGCTCAAGGAGCGGGGCCGTACGCTCCTCGATCTCCTCGACGACATCGCGGTCGAGCACGGGCTGCACGCCACCGACCAGCTGTCGGTACGGGTGGAGGACCTGTCGGTCATCGCGGACGCCATGCGGCGGCTCCGCGACCAGCCTCCGACCGCGCTCGCCGGCCTCGCCGTCACCTCGGCCGAAGACCTGTCGGAGGGTACGGAGCAGCTGCCGCCCACCGACGGGCTGCGCTACCACCTCGACGGCGCCCGGGTGATCGTCCGCCCGAGCGGCACCGAGCCGAAGCTCAAGTGCTACCTGGAGGTCGTGGTGCCGGTCGGTTCGGCGGACGAGCTGCCCGCGGCCCGCACGAAGGGTGCGGAGCTGCTCGCCGGGATCAAGCGGGACCTGGCGGCGGCGGCCGGGATCTGA
- a CDS encoding phosphate ABC transporter ATP-binding protein, whose translation MTETIPLPAASANRPRTGTASPATLEAEAVSAWFGDHKVLDRVSLHMPALEVTALIGPSGCGKSTFLRILNRMHELIGSASLAGRVLLDGDDIYDRGRRITRARREIGMVFQKPNPFPAMSLYDNVLAGLKLNGIKAARDGRDDLVEECLTKAGLWREVKDRLRQPGGALSGGQQQRLCIARSLAVRPRVLLMDEPCSALDPTSTRRIEETIADLKEEVTIVIVTHNMQQAARVSDHCAFFLAEQGTPGVIVEHGTTDDMFDSPQDARTADYVNGRFG comes from the coding sequence ATGACCGAGACCATTCCACTGCCCGCCGCATCGGCGAACCGGCCGCGCACCGGCACCGCTTCCCCCGCCACCCTCGAAGCCGAAGCGGTCTCCGCCTGGTTCGGCGACCACAAGGTCCTGGACCGGGTCTCCCTGCACATGCCCGCCCTGGAGGTCACCGCCCTCATCGGCCCGTCTGGCTGCGGCAAATCGACGTTCCTGCGCATCCTCAACCGGATGCACGAACTGATCGGCTCCGCCTCGCTGGCCGGCCGGGTGCTGCTCGACGGCGACGACATCTACGACCGCGGCCGCCGCATCACCCGCGCCCGCCGCGAGATCGGCATGGTCTTCCAGAAGCCCAACCCGTTCCCCGCCATGTCCTTGTACGACAACGTCCTCGCGGGCCTGAAACTCAACGGCATCAAGGCGGCCAGGGACGGCAGGGACGACCTCGTGGAGGAGTGCCTGACCAAGGCCGGACTGTGGCGCGAGGTCAAGGACCGGCTCCGCCAGCCCGGCGGCGCACTCTCCGGCGGCCAGCAGCAACGCCTTTGCATAGCGAGGTCGTTGGCGGTACGCCCCCGAGTGCTGCTGATGGACGAACCCTGCTCCGCGCTCGACCCGACCTCCACCCGCCGGATCGAGGAGACCATCGCCGACCTCAAGGAGGAGGTCACCATCGTCATCGTCACGCACAACATGCAGCAGGCGGCACGGGTCTCCGACCACTGTGCGTTCTTCCTGGCCGAGCAGGGCACGCCGGGCGTCATCGTCGAGCACGGAACGACCGACGACATGTTCGACTCGCCTCAGGACGCCCGCACCGCCGACTATGTGAACGGCCGCTTCGGATGA
- a CDS encoding sortase — translation MTTVLTPPPPVAPAPPVPGPAGTSRPPAAHPGLALAGAALCVLAAVLLGFAADLTVVGHLQHARDQQTAFDELRRQLALGTAPVGQRTFDDKPLSMGAPVALLRIPVLGLREVVGEGTTSGVLTSGPGHRRDTPLPGQAGTSVIMGRQWGYGSPFNALSKLPAGATIEVTTGQGKAVYAVLGVRRSGDKLPAPAGARGRLTLMTASGSPYTPTGVLYVDAELTTPVQPSPARYVRLGWIGPAEEALGGESGEGGAWLAVFLWSQALLAAALLTVWLHRVWGHWQTWITAGPVLTALGLAVSSAATRLLPNLL, via the coding sequence GTGACAACCGTGCTGACTCCGCCCCCACCGGTGGCCCCCGCCCCACCTGTGCCCGGCCCCGCAGGGACATCCCGGCCCCCCGCCGCCCACCCCGGTCTCGCCCTGGCCGGAGCGGCGCTGTGCGTTCTCGCGGCCGTGCTCCTCGGCTTCGCCGCCGATCTCACGGTCGTCGGACACCTCCAGCACGCCCGCGACCAGCAGACCGCCTTCGACGAGCTCCGCAGGCAACTCGCTCTCGGCACCGCCCCGGTCGGCCAGCGCACCTTCGACGACAAGCCCCTTTCCATGGGCGCCCCCGTCGCACTCCTTCGCATCCCCGTCCTCGGTCTGCGCGAGGTCGTCGGCGAGGGCACCACGTCCGGCGTCCTGACGTCCGGGCCCGGCCACCGCCGCGACACTCCGCTGCCGGGCCAGGCCGGCACCAGCGTGATCATGGGCCGTCAGTGGGGGTACGGCAGCCCGTTCAACGCTCTGTCCAAGCTTCCGGCCGGCGCGACGATCGAGGTGACAACCGGTCAGGGCAAGGCGGTGTACGCGGTCCTGGGCGTCCGCCGCTCCGGCGACAAGCTCCCCGCACCCGCCGGGGCCCGGGGCCGGCTCACCCTCATGACCGCCTCCGGCAGCCCGTACACCCCCACGGGCGTGCTGTATGTCGACGCCGAGCTCACCACCCCCGTCCAGCCCAGCCCGGCCCGCTACGTCCGCCTCGGCTGGATCGGCCCGGCAGAGGAGGCGCTCGGCGGGGAGAGCGGGGAGGGCGGCGCCTGGCTCGCGGTCTTCCTCTGGTCGCAGGCTCTGCTGGCCGCCGCGCTCCTCACGGTCTGGCTGCACCGGGTCTGGGGGCACTGGCAGACCTGGATCACCGCCGGCCCCGTCCTGACCGCACTGGGCCTCGCCGTCTCGTCGGCCGCCACCCGCCTCCTCCCCAACCTGCTCTGA
- a CDS encoding Ig-like domain-containing protein, translating into MRHLAPARLPAALLLCCSLLLAAAATVLGLAPSARADDALGKLTFPVTSGKIADSPTFPRVTTDGPCLSANAQQVSLNLAWPTGLLPLGRTAVGAPFDQGPFSTDIATGTSLEFQLRTKILTGSLDGTYDIRLMCRTAANVGSKYFPAQVQVTGDSWTLKAAAPTATVLTATPATTAPAGAEVKLTAAVTPPAAAGQVAFLDGTTELAKADVASGAAELKTQALAEGAHTITAKFIPADTGAYAESVSTAVAYTVTKAGSSPSPDPSDTGSPAPSAPADLDVTDEDGKALDVNPTLSAGRKVLITARGYTKDAKVKVTLADSGATFPDAAADAEGTVSAYAFTVPDGIEDGSYTLTLAEDKADGHSVEFLFAIGEAPGPDPSPSDSAGADDGGTTAGADGGGTEGPSTGGDGSGSATGPLASTGTSALALGVAALSLCGLGAAFVMHARRRGLLQF; encoded by the coding sequence ATGAGACACCTCGCACCAGCGAGACTTCCCGCCGCTCTGCTGCTCTGCTGCTCACTCCTGCTCGCCGCCGCGGCAACCGTCCTCGGCCTCGCACCGTCGGCGCGCGCCGATGACGCGCTGGGCAAACTGACGTTCCCGGTGACGTCCGGGAAGATCGCCGACAGCCCCACATTCCCCAGGGTGACGACGGACGGCCCCTGCCTGTCTGCCAACGCACAGCAGGTTTCGCTGAACCTGGCCTGGCCAACCGGTCTGCTGCCCCTGGGCAGGACGGCAGTCGGCGCGCCCTTCGACCAGGGGCCGTTCAGTACCGACATCGCCACCGGCACGTCGCTGGAATTCCAGCTGCGGACCAAGATCCTCACCGGGTCGCTCGACGGCACCTACGACATCCGGCTCATGTGCCGCACCGCGGCGAATGTGGGGAGCAAATACTTCCCCGCGCAGGTCCAGGTCACCGGCGACTCCTGGACCCTCAAAGCCGCCGCGCCCACCGCCACGGTCCTCACCGCCACCCCCGCCACCACCGCCCCCGCCGGTGCCGAGGTGAAGCTCACGGCCGCCGTTACGCCCCCGGCCGCGGCCGGACAAGTAGCCTTTCTGGACGGGACCACTGAGCTGGCCAAGGCCGATGTCGCCTCCGGGGCGGCCGAGTTGAAGACACAGGCGCTGGCCGAGGGCGCGCACACGATCACCGCGAAGTTCATCCCGGCGGACACCGGCGCGTACGCGGAGTCCGTCTCCACCGCTGTGGCCTACACCGTCACCAAGGCCGGCTCCTCGCCCTCCCCGGACCCGAGCGACACCGGCAGCCCGGCCCCGAGCGCGCCCGCCGATCTCGACGTCACCGACGAGGACGGCAAGGCCCTCGACGTCAACCCGACGCTGTCCGCAGGGCGGAAGGTGCTCATCACCGCCCGCGGCTACACCAAGGACGCCAAGGTGAAGGTCACTCTCGCCGACAGCGGGGCCACCTTCCCCGACGCCGCCGCCGATGCCGAAGGGACCGTCTCCGCCTACGCGTTCACCGTCCCGGACGGCATCGAGGACGGCTCGTACACGCTCACCCTCGCCGAGGACAAGGCCGACGGCCACAGCGTCGAGTTCCTCTTCGCCATCGGCGAGGCACCGGGGCCCGACCCCAGCCCGAGCGACTCGGCGGGCGCGGACGACGGCGGTACGACGGCCGGGGCGGACGGCGGCGGCACCGAGGGCCCGTCCACCGGCGGCGACGGCAGCGGCTCCGCCACGGGCCCGCTCGCCTCGACCGGCACCAGCGCCCTCGCGCTCGGCGTCGCGGCGCTCTCCCTGTGCGGCCTCGGCGCCGCATTCGTGATGCACGCCCGGCGCAGAGGCCTGCTCCAGTTCTGA
- the pstS gene encoding phosphate ABC transporter substrate-binding protein PstS, whose protein sequence is MRPATVSRLTMAVAALVCALLALHPPAAQAASYTKISGAGSTWSSNALDQWRRNVASNSGMTVNYQAVGSSVGREQFKNGTADFAVSEIPYGLTEAGMRDAPPKRGYAYMPIVAGGTAFMYNLRIGGKKVTNLRLSGEVITEIFTGKITMWNDPAVRADNPGLTLPARRVIPVVRSDGSGTTAQLTTWMAKEHAGLWDDYCKRAGRSTPCGMTSYFPVVPGSSHIAKSGSLGVSGYTKQGHAEGAITYVEYSYAMNTGFPVAKMLNAAGYYVEPTASSVAVALMRARINEDKNSENYLTQILDGVYRSADRRTYPLSSYSYMVVPTSTEQPFTQAKGRTLGTFANYFLCDGQKQAEELGYSPLPKNLVEAGFAQVRRIPGAPTGSIDIKKCRNPTFSSDGSNTLAENAPYPKACDKRGPQQCADGTAGAKQQTRVNPGASGGGSGGSGGTGSGSGSSSGGATTAGSSGGGSSGTDGASGGTAGSSSGGVIDPDTGELISNDSTGAGAGDASVVGNPVTLAAGDSPGLRGVLMALSALLLLGVVVGPPLTARALVARGRRKEGTLR, encoded by the coding sequence GTGAGACCCGCAACCGTCTCCCGACTGACCATGGCGGTGGCGGCACTGGTGTGCGCGCTGCTCGCCCTTCATCCGCCCGCCGCCCAGGCGGCCTCGTACACCAAGATCAGCGGTGCGGGCTCGACGTGGAGCTCCAACGCGCTCGACCAGTGGCGCCGCAATGTCGCCTCCAACAGCGGGATGACCGTCAACTACCAGGCAGTCGGCTCCTCGGTCGGCCGTGAGCAGTTCAAGAACGGCACGGCGGACTTCGCGGTCTCCGAGATCCCGTACGGGCTGACCGAGGCCGGGATGCGGGACGCGCCTCCCAAGCGCGGCTACGCGTACATGCCGATCGTCGCCGGCGGCACGGCCTTCATGTACAACCTCAGGATCGGCGGCAAGAAGGTCACCAACCTGCGGCTCTCCGGCGAGGTCATCACGGAGATCTTCACCGGGAAGATCACCATGTGGAACGACCCGGCGGTCCGGGCCGACAACCCCGGGCTCACTCTCCCCGCCCGCCGCGTCATCCCCGTCGTACGCTCCGACGGCTCCGGCACGACGGCCCAGCTGACCACCTGGATGGCCAAGGAACACGCTGGTCTGTGGGACGACTACTGCAAGCGGGCGGGCCGGTCCACGCCCTGCGGCATGACCTCGTACTTCCCCGTCGTGCCCGGCTCCTCGCACATCGCCAAATCCGGTTCGCTGGGCGTCTCCGGCTACACCAAGCAGGGGCACGCCGAAGGCGCGATCACCTACGTCGAGTACTCGTACGCGATGAACACGGGCTTCCCGGTGGCGAAGATGCTCAACGCGGCCGGCTACTACGTGGAGCCGACCGCCTCCAGCGTCGCCGTGGCCCTGATGAGGGCCCGGATCAACGAGGACAAGAACTCCGAGAACTACCTCACACAGATCCTCGACGGCGTCTACCGCTCCGCCGACCGCCGCACCTACCCGCTCTCCTCCTACAGCTACATGGTCGTGCCTACGTCGACCGAGCAGCCGTTCACCCAGGCCAAGGGCAGGACGCTCGGCACCTTCGCCAACTACTTCCTCTGCGACGGACAGAAGCAGGCCGAGGAGCTCGGCTACTCGCCACTGCCCAAGAACCTCGTCGAGGCGGGCTTCGCCCAGGTGCGCCGGATCCCGGGCGCGCCCACCGGCAGCATCGACATCAAGAAGTGCCGCAACCCCACCTTCTCCTCGGACGGCTCCAACACGCTCGCCGAGAACGCCCCGTACCCGAAGGCCTGCGACAAGCGGGGCCCGCAGCAGTGCGCGGACGGCACGGCGGGCGCCAAGCAGCAGACCCGGGTCAACCCGGGTGCGTCCGGCGGCGGTTCAGGAGGCAGTGGCGGTACGGGAAGTGGCTCGGGCAGCTCGTCCGGCGGCGCCACGACCGCGGGATCGTCCGGCGGCGGATCGTCCGGTACGGACGGGGCCTCGGGTGGTACGGCGGGCAGCTCGTCCGGCGGCGTCATAGACCCCGACACCGGCGAACTGATCAGCAACGACTCCACCGGAGCCGGTGCCGGTGACGCCTCGGTCGTCGGCAACCCGGTCACACTCGCCGCTGGTGACTCTCCGGGCCTGCGGGGCGTGCTGATGGCCCTGTCGGCCCTCCTGCTGCTCGGCGTGGTCGTCGGACCACCCCTCACCGCGCGGGCCCTCGTCGCGCGGGGCCGCCGCAAGGAAGGGACTCTGCGATGA
- the pstA gene encoding phosphate ABC transporter permease PstA, whose translation MTIAPERPAVAEAARSVGERRRSLTLLRATDVYALLGAAAAALSITWLLFARLLPFSGTVGFLVLAYGLFLTLYGLLVSFDENGPAVRDRLAAVVVQSLGLVMVVALAFVVVFTLWEGRRALPHLNFFTQHMAKAGPLDPLSAGGILHAIVGTLEQIAIALALTVPSGMVCAVFLNEVPGRFARFVRTVVEAMTALPSIVAGLFIYATVILALGFDRSGLAASLALAVMMLPIIIRAADVVIRLVPGTLREASYALGTSRWRTVWHVVLPTARSGLTTSVILGTARGVGETSPVLLTAGFTAELNGDPLSGPQVSLPLATFEFVKSPEPTMIARGFGTAAVLMALVLLLFIVARVIGGRGAGRLTKRQEHRRVLASRRDAERFAARAKSEIPMETRSEQ comes from the coding sequence ATGACCATCGCACCCGAGAGGCCCGCCGTGGCCGAGGCGGCGCGGTCCGTGGGGGAGCGGCGGCGCTCCCTGACACTGCTGCGCGCCACCGATGTGTACGCGCTGCTGGGCGCAGCGGCAGCCGCGCTCTCGATCACCTGGCTGTTGTTCGCCCGGCTGCTGCCGTTCAGCGGGACCGTCGGCTTCCTGGTCCTCGCGTACGGGCTGTTCCTCACCCTGTACGGACTGCTGGTCTCGTTCGACGAGAACGGCCCGGCGGTACGCGACAGGTTGGCCGCCGTCGTCGTGCAGAGCCTCGGCCTGGTCATGGTCGTCGCGCTCGCCTTCGTCGTCGTCTTCACCCTGTGGGAGGGCCGTAGGGCGCTGCCGCACCTGAACTTCTTCACCCAGCACATGGCGAAGGCCGGCCCGCTGGACCCGCTCTCGGCCGGTGGCATTCTGCACGCGATCGTCGGCACGCTGGAGCAGATCGCCATCGCGCTCGCCCTGACGGTGCCGTCCGGCATGGTCTGCGCGGTCTTCCTGAACGAAGTGCCGGGCCGCTTCGCCCGGTTCGTGAGGACCGTCGTCGAGGCGATGACCGCGCTGCCGTCGATCGTCGCGGGCCTGTTCATCTACGCGACCGTCATCCTCGCCCTCGGCTTCGACCGGTCCGGGCTCGCCGCGTCCCTCGCCCTCGCCGTGATGATGCTGCCGATCATCATCAGGGCGGCCGACGTGGTGATCCGGCTGGTGCCGGGGACGCTGCGGGAGGCCTCGTACGCCCTCGGCACGTCGCGCTGGCGCACCGTCTGGCACGTGGTGCTTCCGACCGCCAGGTCCGGGCTGACCACCTCCGTCATCCTCGGGACCGCGCGGGGGGTCGGCGAGACCTCGCCCGTGCTGCTGACCGCCGGATTCACCGCCGAGCTCAACGGCGATCCGCTGTCCGGGCCGCAGGTCTCACTGCCGCTGGCCACCTTCGAGTTCGTCAAGTCGCCCGAGCCCACGATGATCGCCCGCGGTTTCGGTACGGCGGCGGTCCTGATGGCACTCGTCCTGCTGCTGTTCATCGTCGCCAGGGTCATCGGCGGGCGCGGAGCCGGTCGGTTGACAAAGCGTCAGGAACACCGGCGGGTGCTGGCCTCACGCCGTGACGCCGAACGGTTCGCCGCGCGGGCGAAGTCCGAGATACCCATGGAAACGAGGAGTGAGCAGTGA
- the pstC gene encoding phosphate ABC transporter permease subunit PstC, which yields MTRDTSGTEAQDLPRRLYADPGLPDRVFRGVARSGGGLVLAVMLLVGGFLLYRAWQALSRAGWSFLTTQAWEPDAGRFGIAAVLVGTVLIALVAVAVAVPLAIGGALYISEYAPPRLRRTLISVVDLMAAVPSVVYGLWGLFFFEGKILPTARWIATYLGWIPLFHVDGADPSDPLAPESVYTSSTLVAGVVVALMVAPIACSVMREVFSQAPVGEREGAYALGATRWGMIRSVVLPFGKGGMIGGTMLGLGRALGETIGVYLIISPVFEIQWHVLQSGASSVAALIALRYGEASEFGMSALMAAGLALFLMTLVVNFAASSIVARSRSGAASE from the coding sequence GTGACGAGAGATACGAGTGGGACCGAGGCGCAGGACCTGCCTCGGAGGCTGTACGCGGACCCGGGGCTGCCCGACCGCGTCTTCCGGGGGGTGGCCCGCAGCGGCGGCGGGCTGGTGCTCGCGGTCATGCTGCTGGTCGGCGGGTTTCTGCTCTACCGGGCCTGGCAGGCGTTGTCCCGGGCGGGCTGGTCGTTCCTGACGACACAGGCCTGGGAGCCGGACGCCGGCCGCTTCGGGATCGCCGCCGTGCTGGTCGGGACGGTGCTCATCGCGCTGGTGGCCGTCGCCGTCGCCGTACCGCTGGCGATCGGCGGGGCGCTGTACATCTCCGAGTACGCACCGCCCCGGCTGCGCCGCACGCTGATCAGCGTCGTCGACCTGATGGCGGCGGTGCCGTCCGTCGTCTACGGGCTGTGGGGGCTGTTCTTCTTCGAGGGGAAGATCCTCCCCACCGCTCGCTGGATCGCGACCTATCTGGGCTGGATCCCGCTCTTCCACGTGGACGGCGCCGATCCGTCCGATCCGCTCGCACCGGAGAGCGTCTACACGTCCTCCACGCTGGTCGCGGGGGTCGTCGTGGCGCTGATGGTCGCGCCGATCGCCTGCTCGGTGATGCGTGAGGTGTTCTCCCAGGCGCCGGTCGGCGAGCGCGAGGGCGCGTACGCGCTGGGGGCCACCCGCTGGGGCATGATCCGCAGCGTCGTCCTGCCGTTCGGCAAGGGCGGCATGATCGGCGGCACCATGCTCGGTCTCGGGCGGGCCCTGGGCGAGACCATCGGGGTCTACCTGATCATCTCGCCGGTCTTCGAGATCCAGTGGCATGTGCTGCAGAGCGGGGCCAGTTCGGTCGCCGCGCTGATCGCCCTGCGCTACGGCGAGGCCAGCGAGTTCGGCATGTCGGCCCTGATGGCCGCAGGCCTCGCGCTCTTTCTGATGACGCTCGTCGTCAACTTCGCCGCGTCGTCGATCGTCGCCCGCAGCCGGTCCGGCGCGGCGAGTGAATGA
- a CDS encoding TetR family transcriptional regulator, whose amino-acid sequence MAQRKRQLVSNELTEAALQLLALKGFDVVTVDEIVTAAGVSKRTFFRYFASKEDVVVQFLADMGTGIRAELAARPIEERPSVALRHAVWVSIAACGDHSERALPVVQLILRTPALLARFLERRAQWCDDLTAELARRLGLDPDTDLYPQLAAGMALAAFDAVLQRWSGSDGAEDPAELTDRAFAVIAPALDAVGQGLSRGETISGQ is encoded by the coding sequence ATGGCCCAGCGCAAACGTCAGCTCGTCTCGAACGAGCTGACCGAAGCGGCGCTCCAACTGCTGGCGCTGAAGGGCTTCGACGTGGTCACCGTCGACGAGATCGTGACCGCCGCCGGTGTGTCCAAGAGGACGTTCTTCCGGTACTTCGCGTCCAAGGAGGACGTGGTCGTCCAGTTCCTGGCCGACATGGGCACCGGCATTCGCGCAGAGTTGGCGGCCCGCCCCATCGAGGAACGGCCCTCCGTGGCGCTGCGGCACGCAGTCTGGGTCTCCATCGCCGCCTGCGGCGACCACTCGGAACGTGCGCTGCCGGTGGTTCAGCTGATTCTGCGCACCCCCGCCCTGCTCGCCCGTTTCCTGGAGCGCCGGGCGCAGTGGTGCGACGACCTGACGGCGGAGTTGGCGCGCCGCCTGGGGCTCGACCCCGACACCGATCTGTACCCGCAGCTCGCCGCCGGGATGGCGCTGGCCGCCTTCGACGCCGTGCTGCAACGGTGGAGCGGCAGCGACGGCGCCGAGGACCCCGCCGAACTGACCGACCGGGCCTTCGCCGTGATCGCCCCGGCGTTGGACGCCGTTGGGCAGGGGCTCTCCCGTGGGGAGACGATCAGCGGGCAGTAA